The Salvia miltiorrhiza cultivar Shanhuang (shh) chromosome 2, IMPLAD_Smil_shh, whole genome shotgun sequence DNA window ttcatacaagaaacaactcgacGTCCTATACCAGAGTTTTGGGTGGCCTTTGTGGATGGGTCCGTGACGAAAGAAGGATGTGGGATTGGAGTTTATATCACTTCAccaggttatgggacataccagttcgccatcaaattcacttgtcggttatctaacaatgaagcagaatatgaggccgtggtcagaggagCTCACATCTTGTCAGAGCTTAAAGCTGAATGTGTTATtataaagacagactcccagcTGGTTGCACAACAGTTCTCGGGAAGTTATAAtatcaaggatcagaggatgaaggcgtaccatacAAAAATTAGcggaatgaaagaaaagttcatggaatttaagctcgaacagatttctcgggaggagaatacgaaggccgacctactggcgcgcatggctagcgcagtagagcaaacttggagcgacgagattattctactctgtgataccagagagatggaggcttcgcaggtgttctcggtagagatcagggatgattggcgggctccgatcatacacttcctaaagacaggggagcggctaaGCAGAGAGTCCAACCAGAGGGCCCGTTATGAAAATTACTGtctaatcaatgatcaactcttcaaaagatcttttactcaacctctgctaaaatgtttatcgccagaggaagctaactttgctctgaaagagattcatgcaggttgctgcggcGGACACACCGGATTTCGAGACCTTGTACGcaagatcattcgggcaggtttttattggcctcacatcaaccagGAAGCTAGAGAGTTTGTCCGCAAGTATGAAGCTTGCCAGCGGCATGCCgggaaaatcaacataccaggggagcccatgggtgtaatgtacgctgcttgtccgtttgataaatggggcattgatatagtggggaagctgcctacagcacctggagggaaatgctttctcattgtggcagtggactatttttccaaatgggtcgaagctgaggccgtgagcaagatcgatgaagttacagtggaacgttttatctggaggaatatctgttgcagattcggagtgccccgcatcatcgtgtctgataatgggactcaatttACAGGGCAACGGGTTGCGGACTTCTGCGATCGAATGGATATTACACAGAGGTTtgtctcagtggctcatccacaggcaaatggacaagtggaattagctaacaggaccatatgtgagggaatcaagaagaggctatctcagagcagagggaagtgggtggaaGAACTGGACACTGTTCtctgggcctaccgaactagtCCAAAAACGGCAACAGGAGAGGCACCGTTCACGCTGGTGTACGGATCTAacgcggtgataccagcagaggcacgactagaatcatatCGGATTATCACATAtaacactgagcacaatgaggaactccgccgagcagagctggacttggtggaagcacagagggaggaagcccgtatcagagcggccaagtacaaaggcatcatcaaagcgggatatgacaaacgggtcagagtgaggaaattgtcgaagggagatttggttctcaagcgagctgatgcattaaaggcggtgggtaagttcgaagccaattgggaagggccatacatcgtcacagaggttttgggaggcggtgcgtacatattgtcggattcagacggcagagctctacccagaccatggaatataaacacactcaaaaagttctatgtataactgcttcttagcaggagtaatcacttgtagaccggatactctttttccccacaggggttttaacgaggtccggggccataatatcaataaaacagatatgtggttctagggaattccctggtgttgtgtttgtttatttcaattcttgttttcttacattacatatgctacttaacatgttcgtgcagagcactgcacatgtcaccagaggggggagtagggtgtatacccataatcctcaatttttaaattcaaaatgcaaactgcttcttagcaggacaagggagaaacaaatacaaaaactgcttcttagcaggtcaaagggaaagcaagcaTCAGGGATGGACGTTTCTTCTTCCATGATCCAACACTCCGAATTCTTCTTTGTGGCTGGGACACGCTCACctctcagatctacttcaactccactttgtgtctgcagaataccaagaaaaacaacaagtcaaaatgccaaaaagaaagaatacagaGGAGGAACAAACCAAAGGCCAGATCTGAGGAACCAACGCTCAGATCCGGAAACCCAACGCCCAGATCTGGGAAATCAACGTCTAGATCTGAGAAGCCTGGTTATAAaacactcaagcaagggaactccactcgttacaaccacaaagttagagatctacactagaagcacaggggaaaaggcggagccctcagggatgtgagtgtttagaggggaaattcccttacttgagtgccttacaaccgatctagggaggcaaaaCATCAACAGAATCCAGGGTTTGAAGgatcggaagaggatatatatagaggcgattactgggcttaagaaatgggctaaggggtaatgggcccgcatgagcttatgggccggagaagggagtaagaaataattgggccaacatgttcataacagagtattgcacatgtcaccagaggggggagtagggtgtatacccgtaggtcccaatttttaaattcaaaaatcgcttctcagcaagactagggcaaataagaggaattacgctccaccagagcagaAGGGGTCACTGCTCAACCAGAACAGAagggttgctgacaatcgtaagccgcgaaagttggttgtgccactcgggccctccatgctccgcgtagaggttgctgacaatcgtaagccgcgaaagttggttgtgccactcgggccctccatgctccgcgcagaggttgctgacaatcgtaagccgcgaaagttggttgtgccactcgggccctccatgctccgcgcagaggttgctgacaatcgtaagccgcgaaagttggtcgtgccattcgggccttccatgctccgcgcagagatagcacttaatcgtaagccgcgaaagttggttgcaccccccgggttttccatgctccgcgcagaggttgctttaaccgtaagccacgaaagttggtcacaccccccgggttttccatgctccgtgcagggtgttcctgtcaatcgtaagccgcgaaagttggttgtgccgcccgggccctccatgctccgcgcagagatagcacttaatcataagccgcgaaagttggttgcaccccccgggttttccatgctccgcgcagaggttgctttaaccgtaagccacgaaagctggtcgcaccccccgggtttcccacgctccgtgcagggtgttctttcaatcgtaagccgcgaaagttggtcgtgccatccgggccctccatgctccgcgcagagatagcacttaatcataagccgcgaaagttggttgcaccccccgggttttccatgctccgcgcagaggttgctttaaccgtaagccacgaaagctggtcgcaccccccgggttttccacgctccgtgcagggtgttctttcaatcgtaagccgcgaaagttggtcgtgccatccgggccttccatgctccgcgcagaggtggcacataatcgtaagccgcgaaagttggttacgccccccgggtcctccatgctccgtgcagaggttgtccttaaccgtaagtcacgaaagctggtcgcaccccccgggttttccatgctccgtgcagggggttactatttaatcgtaagccgtgaaagttggtcgtgccatccgggccttccatgctccacgcagagggttactatctaatcgtaagccgtgaaagttggtcgtgccacccggtccttccatgctccacgcagagggttactatttaatcgtaagccgtgaaagttggtcgtgccacccgggccttccatgctccacgcagagggttactatttaatcgtaagccgcgaaagttggttgcaccctccgggtcttccatgctccgcgcagagtgctcaagcttgaatgggaagcagcttggatgggaagcagcgcggatgggaagcagcttggatgggaagcacgaaatcgccagcaaagaaatcaaccaaatcctcgtcagaggaggcggtgaaatcctttccagaggaatcaaccaaatcctcgtcagaggaggcggtgaaatcctttccagaggaatcaaccaaatcctcatCAGAGGaagcggtgaaatcctttccagaagaatcaacctaatcctcgtcagaggaggcggtgaaatccttcccagaggagtcatcactatcctcgccagaggagtcatcaccgtcctcgacagaggaatcaccacaatcctcgacagaggagtcatcacaatcctcacCAGAGAGGTCATCAAAATTCTCGCTAGAAGAGTCAATGGAATCCTCATAGCAGAAATTAAAGCAACTCCACGGGAGGGGATcagagaagcatcaacaacaatcataaCAAGTCAACTCAAATCAATAGGGGAAAGACGGAAATATAAGTCCCACCTCAACAAGCAGcgaaaacaacataaataacaGAGACGAAAGAAGCGGACATGGGAATGAAATTTCATTAAAGCATGCCCAAGAAGCAAAGATGTACATCAAAAACCGGCGGTAAGTGTTCAGTTGgtacaaattaaagagttaCAAAATTTTCCTTTTGATAAAGTCAGGAGAAAAAGGGGgaacatcaagagggaggaacaGAAGCAGCTTGAGCGGCAGCAGAGGAGACAGGAGCAGAGGCAGATGAAATTGGGGGAGGAACACCACTGGCAGAAGCACGGCCAGAAACGGCTTTCTCTGTGAACACGGGCAACAGGCCAGTATCCTTCACTTGAGGAAGACGAACTCCCAAATCCAACAACTTTGCAGCCTCTTGCACATACAGATCCTCATTTTGGTACAGGTCGAACAGTTGTCCCACCGCAGCGGGGGAAGAGGCAGAGTCGGTGAAGACAGAAGCCGCtaagtcagagggcaggggaggctccaggCCGAATTGGGAAAATGTTCGGGAGCTCTCGCCAGaaggatcccgcagccggttcacaaagcgcgCCAAGGAAGCAGAGAACGCAGGTGCATACACGGGAGTGGAGGGCAGcgagtcagatccaatcccaagagaaaaatagggaatggctttctctagtactgggtaccaccactctggcttctctggagaatgcgcagggatccccatccgcttatttatctcctcatcctggaggttatccatcagggctctgaaattcaaagtggcaagttgctctggggtggcccccgccatctccaatgccttggaagctgtttgctctatcacataagcaaagaggggtccAAAATCCTCCAAgtattcgggagtctttttgaaagcctccagagtgccttccagcatcaaccCCAGGAAATGTTGACCccgcggagacaagaaatactccaggcgttgatctcgagcCCCCAGGACGAACGCGCGGTTCTGAGCTTCCACAAGTATCCTTTTCCAGCCCCGCCTGGCTTCCTCGTAGTCTCTTTCATAACCAGCTTTGAACCTGGCCAGGCATTCATGGCCCTCTTTTGTGGCCCTCGACAATTCGGAGGCCAAGGACGTcctctccacctccacctgagCTAATTTAGCTTTCAACTCAACAACCTCCGCCTCAGCCTTGCTCAAGCGTTCCACAACTCCAGCAACAATATCATCGCGCTTGGCGACCTCTACctgctctttttctctctccttctctgCCATATCATAGTCATGGATGCACTTAACGGCACCCCATAACCGTGACTCTACCTGCAAGCAAACAGAAGGGGGCCCAACAGAACAATAGAGAGGTTAGTAACTCGAATTTTTTATGGCAAAGATATAAtatgcagggtacctgaagagccagcTGGCATAGCTGAGTAGCCAGAGACGCCCGAGACAAATTCTCCACTTTCCCCTGGTCCTccgagtggacacgagctagcAGCGCATTAACTAATTCCTTACCCGATAAACTCGAAATGggcccaggaacaagatcctctgaCTCAGCAGccgagggcaccacagctttgcccttaccctttccaccggcAGAGGGGAGAACCTTGGAACCACCAGCTGACTTTTTCGCTGGCCCtttgcccttgtccccagcaggagggagaatcttcacaccaccagcagacCTCCTCGCTGGCTCTGAGGACTTGCCAGCCTTTTTTAGGCCCTCCtgtctctccttctcacccacagagatcagggaacctctcttcctcttcttcgtaagatcagcaagggtggcatcgggagccgaatcaggtgaaggaacctcatcggtaatatccacgacttggatatcttcttcacgGGTGCCAGCGGCGTCACCAGCACTGGAGTGCCTACCTCTGTGAACAAGAGCCcccgcatcaacttcctccgcatcaaaggggcgcgaggcttccacattcccctctgggatttcaactacagggGGAATGGGGATCAGTTCGGACCCAGCAGGCTGCTCCGAGGGACTTGTTCTGGAAGCAGAACCGCTTGGACCATGTGCTCCGCTGCCAGCAAGAGAAGGGgtgtcaggcaaattgtccccacatttcgatctccaagacatatctgcaaaccaaaacttcacatcattaaaagcagggtaacaaaagctaatgtgttttctaatgtatattttttacctattgatctctctggatacaggggaaacagaccattatatgcCAGAGAGGAATTGTTCTCGGCCAGGTACCTACAATCTAGAGGCTGGGCCttattcatagcattaaggtgagctataatactctggtcacgggtagaagggacttcgggagaggctggtttataagtagtgcgacttgtatgccattccagctccgaagcaccataatcgcgccagttgccgaaaagggtgcgcacataacaataatattcCAGGAAGCCCTTATCCAAGGAATTCAGGGAGGAAAGAAAAGTAGTAGGATATTTAGAGTGAGAGGCAAAACTATACAAgggactgccctgcatgcgaagggtctgggtctgacaaaatagcttggcggtgtccccaacaccgttagcccggcacaaaacatggaaggcatataacctCCGGATAGCAGAAGGAGCGACTTGAAAAAAGGGGATGTGAAAGTAATTACAAACGTCAACTAGCAAGGTAGGGGGAGGGAGCCTTAAACCAGCCtctatctgggctttccaaacaactatcaaCTTGTGATGGTGAAGGCTCTCGGGAGGCGTTGAATccttagagaaggcctcgaacttCAAACCTTCAGGACGCTtacatttgcttttcaatttttccacctccgcgacactaaggcgggatggaggaacacttttggggggttggcggggttttttcccttttttcttaggtggagaaggagggggtgcagtttgagattcgtcagaaacagagggggaaggaagattttcaagatcttgccgcgatggggaggaagatgaagggtctcgggcagaaggagagggcgagcgagagggttgaggccatgatgggagatgccaaccctagggtttctagcacgctcaatcagagcaccaacagttataccactacactacgattaaacacaaaattgcagtgaagaggatacgcgagttacctagaccagagaaagatggacggtaaaacctggagcggaagggtcgtgggagaatgccggaacagtgaggaaatcgccggaaaatgcagaaaattcgctcggaaaacttggagaagaagaatagtgaaaaaaggggagttc harbors:
- the LOC131013541 gene encoding uncharacterized protein LOC131013541; this translates as MSWRSKCGDNLPDTPSLAGSGAHGPSGSASRTSPSEQPAGSELIPIPPVVEIPEGNVEASRPFDAEEVDAGALVHRGRHSSAGDAAGTREEDIQVVDITDEVPSPDSAPDATLADLTKKRKRGSLISVGEKERQEGLKKAGKSSEPARRSAGGVKILPPAGDKGKGPAKKSAGGSKVLPSAGGKGKGKAVVPSAAESEDLVPGPISSLSGKELVNALLARVHSEDQGKVENLSRASLATQLCQLALQVESRLWGAVKCIHDYDMAEKEREKEQVEVAKRDDIVAGVVERLSKAEAEVVELKAKLAQVEVERTSLASELSRATKEGHECLARFKAGYERDYEEARRGWKRILVEAQNRAFVLGARDQRLEYFLSPRGQHFLGLMLEGTLEAFKKTPEYLEDFGPLFAYVIEQTASKALEMAGATPEQLATLNFRALMDNLQDEEINKRMGIPAHSPEKPEWWYPVLEKAIPYFSLGIGSDSLPSTPVYAPAFSASLARFVNRLRDPSGESSRTFSQFGLEPPLPSDLAASVFTDSASSPAAVGQLFDLYQNEDLYVQEAAKLLDLGVRLPQVKDTGLLPVFTEKAVSGRASASGVPPPISSASAPVSSAAAQAASVPPS